Proteins from one Streptomyces genisteinicus genomic window:
- a CDS encoding phosphatase PAP2 family protein — MIHIRHRRRAGLWAAAAAVVLVFLVALEYAARRYGLPGPITAQAREVIFPPKSGGILYAGLALTMVVLTWRQRAVALGAAIGVDLVFWGVRWAAGIEVSDGHPFGNGALWAILGVAVLAVTRRTGGERVLLLKGVGLALLLVAGRKTGDTWLLITSRTRPTVLDQYVAAADHVLGDPSWLVGRIVTASGPVGYNILDFVYGQLPVAAVVVALYQLRHVAARRLFPGHHLVRTFLVIGLVGPAFYMLFPVVGPLFAYGSGTAHWESVALWSPDMEPTAQWALGDLWPGTPPPHGAPQPMPFDEFTPRNCMPSLHTAWATAIYVHTRKSPPLLRHAGTFWLIATLAATLGFGFHYGVDLLAGVVFTLTIEAALRTYDRGWDRSGLRLAGFGAAVFTALLLSYRYLPVQMADHRWAAGPLLVLATVSVILAYVRTVARWERDAAPGAGAGDSGRAGVGAAVTGGPLPG, encoded by the coding sequence TTGATACACATACGGCACCGGCGACGGGCGGGACTCTGGGCCGCAGCGGCTGCCGTCGTCCTCGTGTTCCTCGTGGCGCTGGAGTACGCCGCGCGCCGCTACGGCCTCCCGGGGCCGATCACCGCACAGGCCCGGGAAGTGATCTTCCCGCCCAAGTCGGGCGGCATCCTGTACGCGGGCCTGGCCCTGACCATGGTGGTGCTCACCTGGCGGCAGCGGGCCGTCGCGCTCGGCGCCGCGATCGGGGTCGACCTCGTGTTCTGGGGGGTCCGCTGGGCCGCCGGCATCGAGGTGTCCGACGGCCACCCCTTCGGCAACGGCGCGCTGTGGGCGATCCTGGGCGTCGCCGTCCTCGCCGTCACCCGCCGCACCGGCGGCGAGCGGGTCCTGCTGCTGAAGGGCGTCGGCCTGGCCCTGCTGCTGGTCGCCGGCCGCAAGACCGGCGACACCTGGCTCCTGATCACGTCCAGGACCCGCCCGACGGTGCTCGACCAGTACGTCGCGGCCGCCGACCACGTGCTGGGCGACCCGTCCTGGCTCGTGGGCCGGATCGTCACCGCCTCCGGTCCGGTCGGCTACAACATCCTCGACTTCGTCTACGGCCAGCTCCCGGTCGCCGCGGTCGTCGTCGCCCTGTACCAACTGCGCCACGTGGCCGCCCGGCGCCTCTTCCCCGGCCACCACCTGGTGCGCACCTTCCTGGTGATAGGGCTGGTCGGACCCGCCTTCTACATGCTCTTCCCGGTGGTCGGCCCGCTCTTCGCCTACGGCTCGGGCACCGCGCACTGGGAGTCCGTCGCCCTCTGGTCGCCGGACATGGAGCCCACCGCCCAGTGGGCGCTGGGCGATCTGTGGCCCGGGACCCCGCCGCCCCACGGCGCCCCGCAGCCGATGCCGTTCGACGAGTTCACCCCGCGCAACTGCATGCCCAGCCTCCACACGGCGTGGGCCACAGCCATATACGTCCACACCCGCAAGAGCCCCCCGCTCCTGCGCCACGCGGGCACCTTCTGGCTGATCGCCACCCTCGCCGCGACCCTCGGCTTCGGCTTCCACTACGGCGTGGACCTGCTCGCCGGCGTGGTGTTCACCCTCACGATCGAGGCGGCCCTGCGCACGTACGACCGCGGCTGGGACCGGTCGGGGCTGCGGCTGGCCGGCTTCGGGGCCGCGGTCTTCACGGCGCTGCTGCTGTCCTACCGGTACCTGCCGGTGCAGATGGCGGACCACCGCTGGGCCGCCGGGCCCCTGCTCGTGCTGGCGACGGTGTCCGTGATCCTGGCCTACGTCCGCACGGTCGCCCGGTGGGAGCGGGACGCCGCGCCGGGCGCCGGGGCCGGCGACTCCGGACGGGCCGGGGTCGGCGCCGCCGTCACAGGAGGTCCGCTTCCCGGATGA
- a CDS encoding chlorinating enzyme, with amino-acid sequence MGDHTSNFRLTPEELATFEEQGFIGPIKVYEPEEMERRWKEIRRAIPDRSRAIYPEDSLGAVTNLSNYDRHLDIDLLSEHIMQRAIVERVASILGPDLLCWRTEFFPKYQGDEGTDWHQAATFAHSSGSPQIQWPSENNAPAFGGTITAWTAFTHSTKENGCLQLMPGTHRVMNYDESRGMSYNPDTINKREKESIKRGFFGYDYRELQKDPDWRPDESKAFSLVMQPGECVIFWSTLMHGSLPHTGSRTDYRMGFATRFVPTQVKVYPGLDDVSEYGGTIPLQNYGAVLVSGKDEYGINKLTDRSRRGHRFSPWDFRQTVGN; translated from the coding sequence GTGGGTGACCACACGTCGAATTTTCGGCTGACCCCCGAAGAGCTTGCGACATTCGAGGAGCAGGGATTCATCGGTCCGATCAAGGTCTATGAACCCGAGGAGATGGAGAGGCGCTGGAAGGAGATACGCCGGGCCATTCCAGACCGGTCCCGGGCCATTTACCCGGAGGACTCGCTCGGAGCGGTCACCAACCTGTCGAACTACGACCGCCACCTCGACATCGACCTGCTGAGCGAGCACATCATGCAGCGGGCCATCGTCGAGCGGGTGGCCTCCATCCTCGGCCCGGACCTGCTCTGCTGGCGCACCGAGTTCTTCCCGAAGTACCAGGGAGACGAGGGGACGGACTGGCACCAGGCGGCCACCTTCGCCCACTCCAGCGGAAGCCCCCAGATCCAGTGGCCCTCGGAGAACAACGCGCCCGCCTTCGGCGGGACCATCACCGCCTGGACCGCGTTCACCCACTCCACCAAGGAGAACGGCTGCCTGCAGCTCATGCCGGGCACCCACCGGGTGATGAACTACGACGAGTCCCGCGGCATGTCCTACAACCCGGACACGATCAACAAGCGGGAGAAGGAGAGCATCAAGCGCGGCTTCTTCGGCTACGACTACCGCGAGCTGCAGAAGGACCCCGACTGGCGGCCCGACGAGTCGAAGGCGTTCTCCCTGGTCATGCAGCCGGGCGAGTGCGTGATCTTCTGGTCGACCCTCATGCACGGCTCGCTGCCGCACACCGGCAGCAGGACGGACTACCGCATGGGGTTCGCGACCCGGTTCGTGCCGACGCAGGTCAAGGTCTACCCGGGGCTGGACGACGTGTCCGAGTACGGCGGCACGATCCCGCTGCAGAACTACGGGGCCGTCCTCGTCTCCGGAAAGGACGAGTACGGGATCAACAAGCTGACCGACCGGAGCCGCCGCGGTCACCGGTTCAGCCCGTGGGACTTCCGGCAGACCGTCGGCAACTGA
- a CDS encoding cation:proton antiporter — protein MSTHGPAVIAAEGGSTAGIVLADLALVLVTAYLFAALAKRVRQPAVMGEIVAGVALGPSLLGLLPGDLPRLLFPPEVRPYLETLAQLGLVLFMFGVGYQLSLSHVRGVGSHIAVVSFASVALPFAMGAGLALLLYPWLDKSQLATGNALAPALFLGAAMSITAFPVLARIIAERGLQKHRVGTVALVSAAIQDVIAWSVLAAVVTTVTVADPWSFGRTVGGATLFVLALVFVVRPALTWLLAPERRWSGSGATVHVVLCAGLLTSAWITDELGLHAVFGAFLFGTVVPRHHIDAIAPEAPERIDQTSLLLLPVFFTVTGLSVDLGGLGVQGLVMVLAIVAVACAGKFLGAAGAARLTGASPRESTVLGILLNARGLTELVVLNVGLSLGALDDRLFTAMVVMALVTTLMTGPLLTRFRIGSEPAVPTARRTKAPAGEGAVR, from the coding sequence GTGTCGACACACGGCCCGGCCGTCATCGCGGCGGAGGGCGGGAGCACAGCCGGGATCGTCCTCGCGGACCTGGCCCTGGTGCTGGTCACCGCCTACCTGTTCGCCGCCCTGGCCAAGCGCGTCCGGCAGCCCGCGGTGATGGGGGAGATCGTCGCCGGAGTGGCGCTCGGCCCCAGTCTGCTCGGGCTGCTGCCCGGCGACCTGCCCCGGCTGCTCTTCCCGCCCGAGGTGCGCCCCTATCTGGAGACCCTCGCCCAACTGGGCCTGGTCCTGTTCATGTTCGGCGTCGGCTACCAGCTGAGCCTCTCGCACGTGCGAGGGGTCGGCAGCCACATCGCGGTGGTGTCGTTCGCCTCGGTGGCGCTGCCGTTCGCGATGGGCGCCGGACTGGCGCTGCTGCTCTACCCGTGGCTCGACAAGAGCCAGCTGGCGACCGGCAACGCCCTCGCACCGGCGCTCTTCCTCGGCGCGGCGATGTCCATCACGGCGTTCCCCGTGCTCGCCCGGATCATCGCCGAACGGGGCCTGCAGAAACACCGGGTGGGGACGGTGGCGCTGGTCAGCGCCGCGATCCAGGACGTGATCGCCTGGAGCGTGCTCGCCGCGGTGGTCACGACGGTCACGGTCGCCGACCCCTGGTCGTTCGGCCGCACGGTCGGCGGCGCGACGCTCTTCGTGCTCGCCCTGGTCTTCGTGGTGCGCCCCGCCCTGACGTGGCTGCTGGCACCGGAACGACGCTGGTCGGGCAGTGGGGCGACGGTCCACGTGGTGCTCTGCGCCGGCCTGCTGACCAGTGCCTGGATCACCGACGAACTCGGCCTGCACGCGGTGTTCGGCGCCTTCCTCTTCGGCACCGTCGTCCCCCGCCACCACATCGACGCGATCGCGCCCGAGGCGCCGGAGCGCATCGACCAGACCAGCCTGCTGCTGCTCCCGGTGTTCTTCACCGTGACCGGGCTCTCGGTGGACCTGGGCGGACTGGGCGTCCAGGGCCTCGTCATGGTCCTCGCGATCGTCGCCGTGGCCTGTGCGGGCAAGTTCCTCGGGGCGGCGGGCGCGGCCCGGCTCACCGGGGCGTCCCCGCGCGAGTCCACCGTCCTGGGCATCCTGCTCAACGCGCGCGGGCTGACCGAACTGGTCGTCCTCAACGTGGGTCTGAGCCTGGGGGCCCTGGACGACCGGCTGTTCACCGCCATGGTCGTGATGGCACTGGTCACCACCCTGATGACCGGACCGCTGCTGACCCGGTTCCGGATCGGGTCCGAACCGGCCGTGCCCACCGCCCGGCGGACGAAGGCACCCGCGGGTGAGGGTGCTGTCCGATGA
- a CDS encoding helix-turn-helix domain-containing protein, translating to MTAVTTGRVPSEPLAPLAPLPPRLPLRGRGPETDRALGALRSGAARGGALVAVEGVPGSGKTRFLDELVAGARRLGYADCLRPPFCDPPVPAADSGEPVLVVLDDAHFLGDEACDALLARHRRHRAGGPVVWLVARHGGAGAGRLDAVLAGSVGRTERITLGPLGGPASLQVAADILGAPPSAPLARVVRSAGGHPELLVELVRGLWEERLVRVDADEARLVEERIPQRLRDLLHGRLRDYPDEGRQLLRVAAVLGRECAVDDLLPVLRAAPSALLLTLDRATAAGLLTVGDTRVRFPNELLWQLVVDSVPAGLRHALRRQVAAARPADGPGGGRGEGPAAPPVPGPGTDRAAPAGPPDLNGQEHRIIRMIAEGLTNKQIARRLGISPHTVNYHLKKLFRKAGVNSRIALLRETGWHDRPDGSPQPGPVAGPGPEPFEGRGEGQ from the coding sequence ATGACGGCGGTGACCACCGGACGGGTGCCGTCCGAGCCCCTGGCACCCCTGGCGCCCCTGCCGCCCCGGCTCCCGCTGCGGGGCCGCGGGCCCGAGACGGACCGTGCGCTGGGGGCGCTGCGCTCCGGGGCCGCCCGGGGCGGCGCCCTGGTGGCCGTCGAGGGGGTGCCGGGCTCCGGCAAGACGCGTTTCCTGGACGAACTGGTGGCCGGCGCCCGGCGGCTCGGGTACGCGGACTGCCTCCGTCCGCCGTTCTGCGATCCGCCGGTGCCGGCGGCCGACTCCGGCGAGCCCGTGCTCGTCGTCCTGGACGACGCCCATTTCCTGGGGGACGAGGCCTGCGACGCGCTGCTCGCGCGGCACCGGCGCCACCGGGCCGGCGGGCCGGTGGTCTGGCTGGTCGCGCGGCACGGCGGGGCGGGGGCTGGGCGGCTGGACGCGGTGCTGGCGGGCTCCGTCGGGCGCACCGAGCGGATCACGCTGGGCCCGCTCGGCGGCCCGGCGTCGCTCCAGGTGGCCGCCGACATCCTGGGCGCGCCGCCGTCCGCCCCGCTCGCCCGGGTGGTGCGGAGCGCGGGCGGGCATCCGGAGCTGCTGGTGGAGCTGGTACGGGGCCTGTGGGAGGAACGCCTGGTCCGGGTGGACGCGGACGAGGCCCGGCTGGTCGAGGAACGCATCCCGCAGCGGTTGCGGGACCTGCTGCACGGCAGGCTCCGCGACTACCCGGACGAAGGCCGCCAGCTGCTGCGGGTGGCGGCCGTCCTCGGCCGGGAGTGCGCGGTCGACGACCTGCTGCCGGTCCTGCGGGCGGCGCCCTCCGCCCTGCTGCTGACGCTGGACCGCGCGACCGCGGCCGGGCTGCTGACCGTCGGCGACACCCGGGTCCGCTTCCCCAACGAGCTGCTGTGGCAACTGGTCGTCGACTCGGTGCCGGCCGGACTGCGGCACGCGCTGCGCCGGCAGGTGGCCGCAGCCCGGCCCGCGGACGGGCCGGGCGGCGGGAGGGGCGAGGGGCCGGCGGCCCCGCCGGTGCCCGGGCCCGGAACGGACCGGGCCGCGCCCGCGGGGCCGCCGGACCTCAACGGCCAGGAGCACCGGATCATCCGGATGATCGCCGAGGGGCTGACCAACAAGCAGATCGCCCGGCGTCTCGGCATCTCCCCGCACACCGTCAACTACCACCTGAAGAAGCTGTTCCGGAAGGCCGGCGTGAACTCCCGCATCGCCCTGCTGCGCGAGACCGGATGGCACGACCGGCCGGACGGCTCACCCCAGCCGGGGCCGGTCGCCGGCCCAGGGCCGGAACCGTTCGAAGGCCGCGGCGAGGGCCAGTAG
- a CDS encoding acyl carrier protein, translating into MPVSTPEGLRELQDLIAEWVGEFLETEVSLDENFLDLGGHSLIAMNLNTRLQQRFGHELDVKTLFELPLGDAARELHGRMAAQPAA; encoded by the coding sequence ATGCCCGTTTCCACACCCGAGGGCCTGCGCGAATTACAGGATCTGATCGCCGAATGGGTCGGCGAATTCCTGGAGACCGAGGTCTCCCTGGACGAGAACTTCCTGGACCTGGGCGGTCACTCCCTCATCGCCATGAACCTCAACACGCGCTTGCAGCAGCGCTTCGGCCACGAACTCGACGTGAAGACGCTGTTCGAGCTGCCGCTCGGCGACGCCGCCCGGGAACTGCACGGCCGAATGGCCGCGCAGCCCGCCGCCTGA
- a CDS encoding thioesterase II family protein yields the protein MAVLALFHHAGGSAAVFRRLTRLLPDHVEPLVAELPGRGRRWREPTLHTAEDAVNDLTDLLVREVGTDAELSIFGHSMGAYLGLGVAAALERRGGPRCQVLFASANLAPHLASPLFAEGEGPASDEQVLERAARYGALDDGLLRDPHIAARAVSLLRSDFDICDSFVRTMSRTVTESRVVVCRGREDVFGDEHTDQWQWSSVQPLTTRTFPGGHLYLESAGAEPLAAAISSALTEPAQSRT from the coding sequence ATGGCTGTGCTCGCCCTGTTCCACCACGCCGGCGGCTCGGCGGCCGTGTTCCGCCGGCTGACCCGGCTGCTGCCCGACCACGTCGAACCGCTGGTGGCCGAACTCCCCGGCCGCGGCCGCCGCTGGCGTGAACCCACCCTCCACACCGCCGAGGACGCGGTGAACGACCTGACCGACCTGCTGGTCCGGGAGGTCGGCACCGACGCCGAGCTGTCGATCTTCGGCCACAGCATGGGCGCCTACCTCGGGCTCGGCGTGGCGGCCGCGCTGGAGCGGCGCGGCGGCCCGCGCTGCCAGGTGCTCTTCGCCTCCGCCAACCTCGCCCCGCACCTCGCGTCACCGCTGTTCGCCGAGGGCGAGGGCCCCGCGTCCGACGAGCAGGTGCTGGAGCGCGCCGCGCGCTACGGCGCCCTGGACGACGGACTGCTCCGCGACCCGCACATCGCCGCCCGCGCCGTGTCCCTGCTGCGGTCGGACTTCGACATCTGCGACTCGTTCGTCCGCACCATGTCCCGCACGGTCACCGAGAGCCGTGTCGTCGTCTGCCGCGGCCGGGAGGACGTCTTCGGCGACGAGCACACCGACCAGTGGCAGTGGAGCAGCGTCCAGCCGCTGACCACCCGCACGTTCCCCGGCGGCCACCTCTACCTGGAGTCGGCCGGCGCCGAACCGCTCGCGGCGGCGATCTCCTCGGCCCTGACCGAACCGGCGCAGTCCCGAACCTGA
- a CDS encoding amino acid adenylation domain-containing protein: MTELRGSTGRTPPLAHELFEATRALHPDLPAVLHGERHLSYEELGRDSDRLARALRAAGVTGQPVGVFFERGPAIAVAVLGVLKAGCAYVPLDPAYPAERLAAMVRDSGARIVLADKASADRLPATDGACVTLLDDLLSVASSLADDEPAAPAPAVGPDALAYVIYTSGSTGVPKGVAMPHGPLANLVDWQCRVSPSGPGDRTLQFSALSFDVSFQELFSTWASGGTLVVADDGTRRSWQALIDLMNRASVRRVFLPFVALQAVAEHAVAVGAWPAALREVVTAGEQLQVTPSVRALFRHLDGAVLVNQYGPSETHVVTSLELGGDPDDWPDQPSIGRPIANAEAYIVDERLRPQPPGTPGELCIGGPVLAQGYLGMAEATGARFLTVPHLASAGRIYRTGDLVELLPDDTIRFLGRLDDQVKIRGHRVEIGEVEAHLRRLPELADAAVVVRQGPSGVKQLAAFCVPSRDAEVVPAAVRRSLAVHLPDHMVPSSVRSVPALPLTPSGKVDRKALAKRL, translated from the coding sequence ATGACCGAGTTACGCGGTTCCACCGGAAGGACACCCCCGCTCGCGCACGAGCTCTTCGAGGCCACACGTGCGCTCCATCCCGACCTGCCCGCGGTCCTCCACGGCGAGAGACACCTCAGCTACGAGGAGCTGGGGCGCGACTCGGACCGGCTGGCCCGCGCGCTGCGCGCGGCCGGCGTCACCGGGCAGCCCGTCGGGGTGTTCTTCGAGCGCGGCCCCGCCATCGCCGTCGCCGTGCTCGGTGTGCTCAAGGCCGGCTGCGCCTACGTGCCGCTCGACCCCGCCTACCCCGCGGAGCGGCTGGCCGCGATGGTGCGGGACAGCGGCGCCCGGATCGTGCTGGCCGACAAGGCCTCGGCCGACCGCCTGCCCGCCACCGACGGCGCCTGCGTCACCCTCCTCGACGACCTGCTGTCCGTCGCGTCGTCCCTCGCGGACGACGAACCGGCCGCGCCCGCACCCGCCGTCGGTCCCGACGCGCTCGCCTATGTCATCTACACCTCCGGGTCGACCGGCGTGCCCAAGGGGGTGGCCATGCCCCACGGGCCTCTGGCCAACCTCGTCGACTGGCAGTGCCGGGTCTCGCCGTCCGGCCCGGGCGACCGCACCCTGCAGTTCTCCGCGCTGAGCTTCGACGTCTCCTTCCAGGAGCTCTTCAGCACCTGGGCGTCCGGAGGGACGCTGGTGGTGGCCGACGACGGGACCCGCCGGAGCTGGCAGGCCCTGATCGACCTGATGAACCGCGCCTCGGTACGACGGGTCTTCCTGCCGTTCGTCGCCCTCCAGGCGGTGGCCGAGCACGCCGTCGCGGTCGGCGCGTGGCCTGCCGCCCTCCGCGAGGTCGTCACCGCCGGGGAGCAGCTCCAGGTGACCCCGTCCGTGCGCGCCCTGTTCCGGCACCTGGACGGCGCGGTGCTGGTCAACCAGTACGGGCCCTCCGAGACCCATGTGGTGACCTCGCTCGAACTCGGCGGCGATCCCGACGACTGGCCGGACCAGCCCAGCATCGGCCGGCCCATCGCCAACGCCGAGGCGTACATCGTGGACGAGCGGCTGCGCCCGCAGCCGCCCGGCACTCCCGGGGAGCTGTGCATCGGCGGTCCCGTGCTCGCACAGGGCTACCTGGGCATGGCCGAGGCGACCGGCGCACGGTTCCTGACGGTCCCCCACCTCGCCTCCGCAGGGCGGATCTACCGGACCGGAGACCTGGTCGAACTCCTGCCGGACGACACCATCCGGTTCCTCGGACGGCTCGACGACCAGGTGAAGATCCGGGGCCACCGGGTGGAGATCGGCGAGGTGGAGGCCCATCTCCGCAGACTCCCCGAACTGGCCGACGCCGCCGTGGTGGTCCGTCAGGGCCCCTCGGGGGTCAAGCAGCTCGCCGCGTTCTGCGTGCCGTCGCGGGACGCGGAGGTGGTGCCGGCCGCGGTCCGGCGGAGCCTGGCGGTGCACCTTCCCGACCACATGGTGCCCTCGTCCGTCCGGAGCGTGCCCGCGCTGCCGCTGACCCCCAGCGGCAAGGTCGACCGCAAGGCGCTGGCGAAGCGCCTCTGA
- a CDS encoding amidase: protein MDDAPTRGEDGTPPFASAVELAALTRGGDLSAVEVTEAALIRLEKVNPQLNAVIAVRAEGALADARAADALPPRQRGPLHGVPFTVKDAHEAADLPAAYGSLPFTGYRPGFDSEAVARLRAAGGILVGSTNMPEFGLRITTENRAFGATRNPWNPEHGPAGSSGGAAAAVAAGIGPLSLAADGAGSVRVPASACGVVGLKPTRGRVPWAPATQEQWAGYVVSGPVSRTVADSALMLDVLSGPVPGEPYGLPGLPPGSLLAACDRPPEGLRVAWTATPPHGAVAPEVRQVFERAVAAFDAMGVETVEAAPDLGGLLDPLLTVIAANTAAMTRGVAPDRLADLEPTTLDTVRHGERIGAADYCAAIAAAQARAADVVRFWSRYDVLLTPTLTVLPPRLGTAPEGPGFIERWREYADWLAFTYPFNITGQPAVSVPAGRAPGDLPVGVQLVGPPGGEARLLALAAAFERFRPWAGDRPRLG, encoded by the coding sequence ATGGACGACGCACCGACCCGTGGCGAGGACGGGACACCACCCTTCGCCTCCGCCGTGGAGCTGGCCGCACTGACCCGGGGCGGGGACCTGTCCGCCGTCGAGGTCACCGAAGCGGCCCTCATCCGCCTGGAGAAGGTGAATCCGCAGCTCAACGCGGTGATCGCGGTACGGGCGGAGGGCGCGCTCGCGGACGCCCGCGCCGCGGACGCGCTGCCCCCGCGGCAGCGCGGTCCGCTGCACGGCGTCCCGTTCACCGTCAAGGACGCCCACGAGGCGGCGGACCTGCCCGCCGCCTACGGATCACTGCCCTTCACGGGCTACCGCCCCGGCTTCGACAGCGAGGCGGTCGCCCGGCTCCGCGCCGCCGGCGGCATCCTCGTCGGCAGCACCAACATGCCGGAGTTCGGGCTGCGGATCACGACGGAGAACCGGGCGTTCGGGGCCACCCGCAATCCGTGGAACCCCGAGCACGGCCCGGCGGGCTCCAGCGGCGGGGCGGCGGCCGCCGTCGCGGCGGGTATCGGCCCCCTCTCGCTGGCGGCCGACGGCGCGGGCTCGGTCCGGGTGCCCGCCTCCGCCTGCGGCGTCGTGGGGCTCAAACCCACCCGCGGTCGCGTCCCGTGGGCGCCCGCGACGCAGGAGCAGTGGGCGGGGTACGTCGTCAGCGGGCCGGTGTCCCGGACCGTGGCCGACAGCGCCCTGATGCTGGACGTGCTGTCGGGCCCGGTGCCCGGGGAGCCCTACGGGCTGCCCGGACTGCCGCCCGGCTCCCTCCTCGCCGCCTGCGACCGTCCCCCGGAGGGCCTGCGCGTCGCCTGGACCGCCACCCCGCCGCACGGCGCGGTGGCGCCGGAGGTGCGGCAGGTCTTCGAGCGGGCGGTGGCGGCGTTCGACGCCATGGGCGTCGAGACGGTCGAGGCCGCTCCCGACCTCGGCGGGCTCCTGGACCCGCTGCTGACGGTCATCGCGGCGAACACGGCCGCGATGACCCGCGGTGTCGCGCCGGACCGGCTGGCGGACCTGGAGCCGACCACGCTCGACACCGTCCGGCACGGCGAGCGCATCGGCGCCGCCGACTACTGCGCGGCGATCGCGGCCGCGCAGGCCCGGGCGGCCGACGTCGTCCGCTTCTGGTCGCGCTACGACGTCCTGCTGACCCCCACGCTGACCGTGCTGCCGCCGCGGCTCGGGACCGCTCCCGAAGGCCCCGGGTTCATCGAGCGCTGGCGGGAGTACGCCGACTGGCTGGCCTTCACGTACCCCTTCAACATCACCGGTCAGCCGGCCGTCTCGGTGCCCGCGGGACGGGCTCCCGGAGACCTGCCGGTCGGCGTCCAGCTGGTCGGCCCGCCCGGCGGCGAGGCGCGTCTACTGGCCCTCGCCGCGGCCTTCGAACGGTTCCGGCCCTGGGCCGGCGACCGGCCCCGGCTGGGGTGA
- a CDS encoding phthiocerol/phthiodiolone dimycocerosyl transferase family protein, protein MTTTNAAVEAVPRELSPLERWYWIADQIAPLNVIGRVRLHGPVSPDVLRSALTALQDRHPLLRVAIEADDDDRRPRFTPVAGRPVPLDHRVLGTPGTSHDTWERIVDEELVEDRVDWRTGPLAKATVLSGDGPDGPTHDLILSLLHVVADGTTVISLLRQWAELAAGLPVEPRAVLPPAEELFPAAHRGPAGAVLAKEKTDRDEGDLARLAPRRVDADRPVPFERRRTRFLHRSLDGPALDRLAAACRARGATVHGVLAAAMVHAVAVDARVPDGTWYSIGSPVDFRGDLEPPVAPDDVGSYVATIPSFVEHAAARPLWETAREISADLRARKARGEQFSMIRQIGEAGPATVTGSMPFVRHLDEKGPINFCLSNIGRFPFPDAVGPWRASGAQFVAGLSVVGTFVGTVNSSHDQLAWNFTYAEGMVSDERAARLADRCVRTVLDLVRAAG, encoded by the coding sequence GTGACCACGACCAACGCCGCCGTCGAGGCGGTGCCCCGGGAACTGAGCCCGCTGGAGCGCTGGTACTGGATAGCCGACCAGATCGCCCCGCTGAACGTCATCGGGCGGGTCCGGCTGCACGGCCCGGTCTCCCCCGACGTGCTGCGGTCGGCGCTGACGGCGCTCCAGGACCGCCACCCGCTGCTGCGGGTGGCGATCGAGGCGGACGACGACGACCGGCGGCCCCGGTTCACGCCGGTGGCCGGCCGGCCCGTCCCCCTGGACCACCGCGTCCTCGGCACGCCGGGGACGAGCCACGACACCTGGGAGCGGATCGTCGACGAGGAACTCGTCGAGGACCGCGTCGACTGGCGGACCGGCCCGCTCGCGAAGGCCACGGTGCTGAGCGGGGACGGGCCGGACGGCCCGACGCACGATCTGATCCTCTCCCTGCTCCACGTCGTCGCGGACGGCACCACCGTCATCTCGCTGCTGAGGCAGTGGGCCGAGCTCGCGGCGGGGCTCCCCGTCGAGCCGCGCGCCGTGCTGCCCCCGGCCGAGGAGCTGTTCCCGGCCGCGCACCGCGGCCCGGCCGGGGCGGTCCTGGCGAAGGAGAAGACCGACCGGGACGAGGGCGACCTCGCGCGGCTCGCCCCGCGCCGGGTCGACGCCGACCGGCCGGTGCCCTTCGAGCGGCGCCGCACCCGCTTCCTGCACCGGTCGCTGGACGGGCCGGCGCTGGACCGCCTCGCCGCCGCGTGCCGCGCCCGGGGGGCGACGGTCCACGGCGTGCTCGCCGCCGCGATGGTGCACGCGGTCGCCGTGGACGCCCGGGTGCCCGACGGGACGTGGTACTCGATCGGGTCCCCGGTCGACTTCCGCGGCGACCTCGAACCGCCGGTGGCCCCCGACGACGTCGGGAGCTACGTGGCCACCATCCCCTCCTTCGTCGAGCACGCGGCCGCCCGCCCGCTCTGGGAGACCGCCCGGGAGATCAGCGCGGACCTCAGGGCCCGCAAGGCCCGGGGAGAGCAGTTCTCCATGATCCGCCAGATCGGCGAAGCCGGGCCGGCGACCGTGACCGGGAGCATGCCCTTCGTCCGGCACCTCGACGAGAAGGGGCCGATCAACTTCTGCCTCTCCAACATCGGCCGGTTCCCCTTCCCGGACGCGGTCGGGCCGTGGCGGGCGTCCGGCGCGCAGTTCGTCGCCGGGCTGTCGGTGGTGGGCACCTTCGTGGGCACCGTCAACTCCAGCCATGACCAGCTGGCCTGGAACTTCACGTACGCCGAGGGGATGGTCTCCGACGAGCGCGCCGCGCGGCTCGCCGACCGGTGCGTCCGAACCGTCCTCGACCTCGTCCGAGCGGCCGGCTGA